The following are encoded together in the Arcticibacterium luteifluviistationis genome:
- a CDS encoding xanthine dehydrogenase family protein molybdopterin-binding subunit, with protein MSNKNTRRDFLKVSSIGSLGLVLGVNTLANAAPVKKITAKVLELEINPFIIISTDDTITLVNSRPDMGQGSTQAVPSILAEELEVDLSKVRIIQSDGKAKYGSQQSGGSSTVRGLWNNLRKTGAAAKEMLIETAAKRWKVSIDQCYAEMGKVHLKGSDKVFTYGELAEEANLLEVPKNPKLKDAKDFKYLGKFHKRLDVPSRVTGKAVFGIDVVVPGMLYAASVHAPSIEGKIVSIDDSAALKISGVKKIVRAKSFYSGGENESVAVVATNYWSALKASRLLDIKWSNGDLEKTLNSDKYVADMYKAAESEGIRYEEDGDFNAYYKASENTLEGIYETPFLSHSAIEPVNATAYVKPDGSVEVWAPIQGPDGAIGDAASVLGISPDKVKINATLLGGSFGRKAFMNFMKEAIDISRQVQAPVKLIWAREEDMAQGPYRPAMLSKMQGVIGKGDTLDALSHQAIGESIQGQLWNGLLPYKADGWLGGELAQENHKYKFGTHKVTYSRVETPIPILWWRSVYASNFGWGQECFIDEMAHKAGKDPLTARKELLKDSERDLKVIKKLEDVLATYGALPAGHKRGVAMFRSFETMSAAAVEVKKGENGIEIVKVTSVIDCGQYVNPDHVKAQTEGNIVMGISAAVKGGITFSNGKCDQSNFHDYQFMRMAEMPKVDIHIIENQEAPGGVGEPGLPPIAPALGNAIFNLTGERHRKLPLDLSVV; from the coding sequence ATGAGCAATAAAAATACAAGAAGAGACTTTTTAAAAGTATCGTCCATCGGTAGTTTGGGATTGGTTTTAGGCGTTAATACTTTAGCAAATGCTGCTCCTGTTAAGAAAATAACAGCCAAAGTGCTGGAGCTAGAGATAAACCCATTCATAATTATTTCTACCGACGACACCATTACGCTGGTGAATAGTCGCCCAGATATGGGTCAAGGTTCTACCCAAGCGGTGCCATCTATTTTGGCAGAAGAACTAGAAGTAGATTTAAGTAAAGTAAGAATTATACAGTCTGACGGTAAGGCCAAATATGGTTCGCAGCAGTCTGGTGGAAGTAGTACCGTGAGAGGTTTATGGAATAATCTCCGTAAAACTGGTGCTGCCGCCAAAGAGATGCTGATAGAAACTGCCGCAAAAAGGTGGAAAGTGTCCATAGACCAGTGCTATGCTGAAATGGGCAAAGTACATTTGAAGGGTTCTGACAAAGTGTTTACTTATGGTGAATTAGCCGAAGAAGCAAACCTACTAGAAGTACCTAAAAACCCTAAACTTAAAGATGCTAAAGACTTTAAATATTTAGGAAAGTTTCACAAACGTCTTGACGTGCCTAGCCGTGTTACAGGAAAAGCTGTTTTCGGAATTGATGTAGTAGTACCAGGTATGCTTTATGCAGCGAGTGTACATGCTCCGTCTATTGAAGGAAAAATAGTGAGCATTGACGATAGTGCTGCTCTTAAAATTTCGGGTGTAAAGAAAATTGTAAGAGCGAAAAGCTTTTACTCAGGAGGAGAAAACGAGTCTGTGGCAGTAGTGGCTACCAATTATTGGTCGGCTCTGAAAGCCAGCAGGTTATTAGACATAAAATGGTCAAATGGCGATTTAGAGAAAACGTTAAACTCAGACAAATATGTGGCTGATATGTACAAAGCAGCCGAGTCTGAAGGTATTCGTTATGAAGAAGATGGTGACTTTAATGCCTATTATAAGGCATCGGAGAATACTTTAGAAGGTATTTACGAAACACCATTTTTATCTCACTCGGCCATAGAGCCTGTGAATGCTACGGCCTATGTGAAGCCAGATGGTTCGGTGGAGGTTTGGGCACCTATTCAGGGGCCAGACGGAGCCATAGGAGACGCAGCCTCTGTATTGGGGATTTCGCCGGATAAAGTGAAAATTAATGCCACACTGTTGGGAGGTTCTTTTGGGCGTAAAGCCTTCATGAATTTCATGAAAGAGGCCATTGATATATCTAGGCAAGTGCAGGCTCCTGTGAAACTGATTTGGGCAAGAGAAGAAGATATGGCTCAGGGACCGTACAGGCCTGCCATGCTGAGTAAAATGCAGGGTGTGATAGGCAAAGGAGATACCTTAGATGCTTTGAGTCATCAAGCCATTGGCGAGTCTATTCAAGGGCAGCTTTGGAATGGACTTTTGCCTTATAAAGCGGATGGATGGTTAGGTGGAGAGCTTGCTCAAGAGAATCATAAATACAAATTTGGAACACATAAAGTAACCTATAGCCGCGTAGAAACGCCAATTCCAATTCTTTGGTGGAGGTCTGTTTATGCGTCTAACTTTGGTTGGGGACAAGAATGTTTTATAGACGAGATGGCTCATAAAGCAGGAAAAGACCCTTTAACAGCCAGAAAGGAATTACTAAAAGACAGCGAGAGAGACTTAAAGGTAATTAAGAAACTGGAAGATGTTTTAGCTACTTACGGTGCATTACCAGCAGGACATAAAAGAGGCGTGGCCATGTTCCGTTCTTTTGAAACCATGAGTGCAGCTGCCGTGGAGGTTAAAAAAGGAGAAAACGGCATAGAAATAGTCAAAGTGACGTCTGTGATAGACTGCGGTCAATACGTAAACCCAGACCATGTAAAAGCACAAACAGAAGGAAACATAGTGATGGGAATATCTGCAGCGGTAAAAGGTGGAATAACCTTTTCTAATGGCAAATGCGACCAAAGTAATTTCCATGATTATCAGTTTATGCGAATGGCGGAAATGCCAAAAGTGGACATTCATATCATAGAAAACCAAGAAGCACCAGGTGGAGTAGGAGAGCCAGGCTTACCGCCAATAGCCCCTGCTCTAGGAAATGCCATTTTCAACCTTACAGGCGAAAGACACAGGAAATTGCCCTTGGATTTGAGCGTGGTTTAG
- a CDS encoding aldo/keto reductase, with amino-acid sequence MREINNIGLGTAAIGRPLYINVNQGVGNGEPFSLPEFKKKGFQVLEDAYNKGVRYFDTSPGYGIAEELLVNWLKEKKDLSIQVSTKWGYTYVANFDPNAKVHEEKEHSLVNLNKQWELSKQLLPYLKVYQIHSATFDTGVLDNVEVLKRLHELKKEYKLSIGLSTTGDNQTEVLEKALAIQVEGETLFQSFQCTFNILDQSVLKYKDALEKLSGPFIIKEALANGRLIPNQSYSEYSGLYNLMTSLALKYAVGADAIALRFCMETFPAAMVLSGANNNMHLEANLKANQFSLTQTEMEQLNAFGIASENYWKERKQLEWN; translated from the coding sequence TTGAGAGAGATAAACAACATTGGATTAGGCACTGCGGCCATTGGTAGACCACTTTACATTAATGTGAATCAAGGAGTCGGAAATGGAGAACCTTTTTCGTTGCCCGAGTTTAAGAAAAAGGGATTTCAAGTATTAGAAGATGCCTATAATAAGGGTGTACGATATTTTGATACATCTCCAGGCTATGGCATAGCAGAAGAATTATTGGTGAATTGGCTTAAAGAAAAGAAGGACTTGAGTATTCAGGTTTCAACTAAATGGGGCTATACTTACGTCGCTAATTTTGACCCCAATGCAAAGGTGCATGAGGAAAAAGAGCACTCTTTGGTCAATTTGAATAAACAATGGGAACTTTCGAAGCAATTATTACCCTATCTGAAAGTTTATCAGATTCATTCGGCGACTTTTGATACTGGCGTGTTGGATAATGTAGAGGTGCTAAAACGCCTACACGAGCTTAAGAAAGAATATAAGTTAAGCATTGGTTTAAGCACAACGGGAGATAACCAAACGGAAGTGTTAGAAAAGGCCTTGGCTATTCAGGTTGAGGGTGAAACACTCTTTCAATCGTTTCAATGTACTTTTAATATTTTAGACCAAAGTGTTTTAAAATATAAGGATGCACTTGAAAAGCTTTCGGGCCCTTTTATTATAAAAGAGGCCTTGGCAAATGGTCGTTTAATTCCGAACCAGAGTTATTCAGAATACAGTGGTCTTTATAATCTGATGACAAGCCTTGCTCTAAAATATGCGGTGGGTGCAGACGCTATTGCACTAAGATTTTGTATGGAAACTTTTCCTGCTGCAATGGTTTTGAGCGGTGCAAATAATAATATGCACCTGGAAGCAAATTTAAAAGCAAACCAATTCTCATTGACCCAGACGGAAATGGAACAACTTAATGCATTTGGAATAGCCAGTGAGAATTATTGGAAAGAAAGAAAACAATTGGAATGGAATTAA
- a CDS encoding peptide methionine sulfoxide reductase has protein sequence MVKSLLNHMEEGYSVGMYLGRKYGITKTLFNNGQSVKLYAEELGGTDFVSLNYYSTSKKEILRPCEMPADKVIDFLKKVELVSSEGNGYV, from the coding sequence ATGGTGAAAAGTTTACTTAATCACATGGAAGAAGGCTATTCTGTGGGAATGTATCTCGGCAGGAAGTATGGTATTACAAAGACCTTATTTAACAATGGTCAATCTGTCAAACTATATGCTGAAGAGCTTGGAGGTACTGATTTTGTGAGCTTAAACTATTATAGTACGTCAAAAAAAGAAATTCTTAGACCTTGTGAAATGCCAGCTGATAAAGTTATTGATTTTTTGAAGAAAGTTGAACTCGTTTCTAGTGAGGGAAATGGGTATGTCTAA
- a CDS encoding type IV pili methyl-accepting chemotaxis transducer N-terminal domain-containing protein: MKKKYILGVLITVALITVNQLLIQYALTTIKQDAKQINISGKQRMLSQKLNLEFYQLSERKKDINDVKKTFNQAKQAHFGLINGNKELDLKAIDSPEVNQMLQKLNGRYSFTDNIISNFEQTGELNLKSVNDNQRLLLEEMDSIVNALEMQSQEKVSGIVLLEIILAIISIIIIALEVRYIYYPQAQSLKKSNNKVTQQNEALKNIAWQQSHEVRKPVANILAISQLIKTDPTLIDSEKTQLLDHLEESTHDLDKIIKSIVDKAYKIQQES; encoded by the coding sequence ATGAAGAAAAAGTATATTCTAGGTGTTTTAATTACCGTAGCACTCATTACTGTAAACCAGCTCCTCATTCAGTATGCCCTAACCACCATTAAACAAGATGCCAAACAAATAAATATTTCGGGTAAGCAAAGGATGCTAAGTCAAAAACTCAACCTTGAGTTTTATCAGCTTTCTGAACGCAAGAAAGACATAAATGACGTAAAAAAGACCTTTAACCAAGCAAAGCAGGCCCATTTCGGACTTATCAATGGCAACAAGGAATTAGATTTAAAGGCAATTGACTCTCCTGAAGTAAATCAAATGCTTCAAAAGCTTAATGGAAGATATAGCTTTACAGATAATATCATTTCAAACTTTGAACAGACCGGTGAGCTAAATTTAAAAAGCGTCAATGATAATCAGCGGTTATTATTGGAAGAAATGGATTCCATTGTGAATGCTTTGGAAATGCAATCTCAGGAGAAGGTTTCAGGGATAGTTTTACTAGAAATCATTCTAGCAATAATCTCCATAATTATAATCGCTTTAGAAGTTAGATACATTTATTATCCTCAAGCTCAGTCCTTAAAAAAATCTAACAATAAGGTGACGCAGCAAAACGAAGCTCTAAAAAATATAGCCTGGCAGCAAAGTCATGAAGTAAGAAAGCCAGTGGCAAACATTTTGGCAATCAGTCAACTTATAAAAACGGATCCTACACTTATAGACAGTGAAAAAACTCAGCTTCTAGACCACCTAGAAGAAAGTACTCATGACTTAGACAAAATCATCAAAAGCATTGTAGATAAGGCTTATAAAATTCAACAAGAAAGCTAA
- a CDS encoding rhamnan synthesis F family protein, protein MVQIENKLCVFIHYSERSCIPHNVQVYVNEIALHFDEVRVITNKRDIDEIASFQDNVRLYFEKNEGYDFGMFYKFAINRDLSKYSEIAIINDSNILIKELKEVFLKGRQKKADFWGLIASNQKPWFSTHENNYHIQSHFLVLNSAAIKGLSSFLESIDSKTIFDETNQKTLRRLVIDQWEIGFSQFLLKLGLEPFAYIPPNKNSTKNIAHTAPLEVINQGYPLLKKKVYYEAGSKSKKGWDNFLKETLPLNWRSELIQEELEKKRMSRKIPFLKRFFTS, encoded by the coding sequence TTGGTCCAAATAGAAAATAAACTTTGTGTATTTATTCACTACAGTGAACGAAGTTGTATTCCTCATAATGTTCAGGTTTATGTTAATGAGATTGCTCTTCACTTTGATGAAGTAAGAGTCATAACTAACAAAAGGGATATTGATGAAATTGCTAGTTTTCAAGACAATGTCCGTCTTTATTTTGAAAAAAATGAAGGCTATGATTTTGGCATGTTTTATAAATTTGCAATTAATAGAGACCTAAGTAAATACTCAGAAATAGCCATTATAAATGACAGCAACATTCTAATAAAAGAACTCAAAGAAGTTTTTCTGAAAGGGAGACAAAAAAAGGCTGACTTCTGGGGCTTAATAGCTTCCAATCAGAAGCCTTGGTTTTCTACACATGAAAACAACTATCATATACAAAGTCATTTCCTAGTTCTAAACAGTGCAGCTATTAAAGGTCTTTCGTCTTTTTTAGAAAGCATTGATTCAAAAACTATCTTCGACGAAACCAATCAAAAAACACTGAGAAGGCTGGTGATAGACCAATGGGAAATTGGATTTAGTCAATTTCTTTTAAAACTAGGTTTAGAACCTTTTGCTTACATTCCTCCAAATAAAAACTCTACAAAAAACATCGCTCATACGGCTCCCTTAGAGGTCATAAACCAAGGCTATCCCTTATTAAAAAAGAAGGTGTACTACGAAGCTGGTTCTAAATCTAAAAAAGGATGGGACAACTTTTTAAAAGAAACTTTACCCTTAAACTGGAGAAGCGAATTGATTCAGGAAGAATTAGAAAAAAAACGCATGTCTCGGAAAATACCTTTCCTAAAGCGATTTTTCACTTCCTAA
- a CDS encoding (2Fe-2S)-binding protein, with translation MPNYNLTVNDTRYKIEAEEDMPLLWAIRDLVGLKGTKYGCGIAQCGACTVHLDGMPVRSCQMPVGSISKKQKITTIEGIGSEETLHAVQEAWVEEQVPQCGYCQSGQIMSAVALLEQTPKPNEEDITSYMNGNLCRCGTYDRIKKAINRASGQLSTEKP, from the coding sequence ATGCCGAATTACAACTTAACCGTAAATGATACCCGCTATAAAATTGAGGCGGAAGAAGATATGCCCCTCCTTTGGGCTATCAGAGACCTAGTGGGTCTTAAAGGAACTAAATATGGCTGCGGAATAGCTCAATGTGGAGCGTGCACGGTTCATTTGGATGGTATGCCTGTAAGAAGCTGCCAAATGCCAGTAGGTTCTATTTCTAAGAAACAAAAAATCACGACCATAGAAGGAATTGGTTCTGAAGAAACCCTTCATGCTGTACAAGAAGCATGGGTAGAAGAGCAAGTACCACAGTGCGGCTATTGCCAGTCGGGTCAGATAATGTCGGCTGTAGCTCTTTTGGAACAAACTCCAAAGCCAAACGAAGAAGATATCACGAGTTACATGAACGGAAACTTATGTAGATGTGGGACCTATGATAGAATCAAAAAAGCTATCAATAGAGCATCGGGTCAATTGTCAACGGAAAAACCATAA
- the msrA gene encoding peptide-methionine (S)-S-oxide reductase MsrA → MSNTKKAYIAGGCFWGMEDLFRIRPGVLDTEVGYQGGENENPTYRNHPGHAEGIEITYDAGVTSFREILDFFFRIHNPTTVDRQGNDIGSSYRSAIFYQNEEEKNISEEVINIVNKSKKWEGKVVTTLEPFAPFWVAEPEHQDYLERNPNGYTCHFLRFEESFLS, encoded by the coding sequence ATGAGCAATACTAAAAAGGCATATATAGCAGGCGGATGTTTCTGGGGAATGGAAGATCTTTTTAGAATACGCCCAGGTGTATTAGACACTGAAGTAGGATATCAAGGCGGAGAAAACGAGAACCCTACCTATAGAAACCATCCTGGTCATGCTGAAGGTATTGAAATAACTTATGATGCAGGTGTGACATCATTTAGAGAAATTTTGGACTTCTTTTTCAGAATTCATAATCCTACCACGGTAGATCGTCAAGGTAATGATATAGGTTCTAGTTACCGTTCGGCTATTTTTTATCAAAATGAGGAAGAAAAAAACATTTCCGAAGAGGTGATAAACATAGTGAATAAATCTAAAAAGTGGGAAGGGAAAGTGGTTACTACGCTGGAGCCTTTCGCTCCTTTTTGGGTAGCGGAACCTGAGCATCAAGATTATTTGGAGAGAAATCCGAATGGTTATACCTGCCACTTTTTAAGATTTGAAGAGAGTTTCTTAAGTTAA
- a CDS encoding threonine aldolase family protein, with protein MIADFRSDTITQPTAGMKEAMFSAPLGDDVFGDDPTVNALQDKVAKLFGMEAALFCASGTMANQLAIKVQTTPGTQVICADKAHVYLYEGGGIAANALATTKTLESDSGLLTAKNIGEAINPTDDIHFPPSVLVCLENTMNKGGGVYYDFEEIKKIKTVCEENNLKLHLDGARLFNALVETKETPKDYGQVFDSISICLSKGLGCPIGSVLIGSKALIEKARRQRKAWGGGWRQAGLLAAAGIYALDHHVERLKEDHAVAKEIGEALKGKSWVKKVYPVKTNIVIFELANSILAKDFVTLLEKQNVKCVTFGKHLVRFVTHLDLSQKQITYTKQVLGQLNF; from the coding sequence ATGATAGCAGACTTTAGAAGCGACACCATCACACAGCCAACAGCAGGCATGAAAGAAGCCATGTTTTCGGCACCTTTAGGCGATGATGTTTTTGGTGACGACCCCACCGTAAATGCTTTGCAAGATAAAGTGGCTAAGCTATTTGGAATGGAAGCTGCACTTTTTTGTGCATCTGGCACCATGGCAAACCAGCTTGCTATTAAAGTCCAAACTACCCCTGGCACACAGGTCATTTGTGCCGATAAGGCTCATGTCTATTTATATGAAGGTGGCGGAATAGCGGCAAATGCTTTGGCCACTACCAAAACCCTTGAAAGTGATTCTGGGCTTTTAACAGCGAAAAACATTGGCGAAGCCATAAACCCAACAGACGACATTCACTTTCCACCATCAGTATTAGTTTGTCTAGAAAACACCATGAATAAAGGTGGTGGTGTATATTATGATTTTGAAGAAATAAAAAAGATAAAAACTGTTTGCGAAGAGAATAATTTAAAACTTCATCTTGACGGAGCTAGGCTTTTTAATGCTTTGGTAGAAACCAAAGAAACACCTAAAGACTACGGTCAGGTTTTCGACAGTATTTCCATATGTCTTTCAAAAGGACTCGGCTGTCCTATTGGTTCTGTGTTGATAGGTTCAAAAGCTTTAATAGAAAAAGCGAGAAGGCAGCGAAAAGCTTGGGGCGGTGGCTGGCGACAAGCTGGGCTTTTAGCAGCTGCAGGAATTTACGCCTTAGACCATCATGTGGAGCGTTTAAAAGAAGACCATGCGGTGGCAAAAGAGATTGGTGAGGCTTTAAAGGGCAAGTCTTGGGTGAAAAAAGTTTACCCTGTCAAAACCAATATTGTAATTTTTGAGTTAGCCAATAGTATTTTGGCCAAAGACTTCGTTACTCTGCTAGAAAAACAAAATGTAAAATGTGTAACCTTCGGTAAGCATTTGGTACGTTTTGTGACACACTTGGATTTAAGTCAAAAACAAATAACATATACCAAACAGGTTTTGGGTCAATTAAATTTCTGA
- a CDS encoding penicillin-binding protein 1A: MIKEIFTKVKENKYVQKFSKASRVLFGKVLKFSVFNRSEFKSATLLSKVFRLTYTFGLLLVTFVFALESNFLWLFGDMPTMKEARNTKLAVPSEIYSSDEKLLGLFYVENRSPIPFEEIDSLTVKALISTEDARFYLHNGLDIVSLSGAVFSTLTGDKRGGSTIHQQLVKNIYNTRHVNSRGLLAYIPGLSTLVAKIKEWDTAIKLDWFFEKNEILALYLNAVDFGDNTFGIKLASEHFFSKKPQDLELHETALLIGILKGTNYYSPKRRPERALARRNVVLEQMLKYNDIDSLAFENAIKKPLGLKITEINKEESSAPYFRTMLRPLLIAWCEENGYSLFSDGLKIYTTIDSRMQTNAEEAVKSHLTEIQRSLDLEQGSYKYWFKKKIAEEKAAFKRENPRVKDIPEMPTEVVLNKLVKQSGSYKNFRSAGLTEEEALEAMNKPHQTVLATHTGEKKMTISALDSIMYMSQFLQAGLLSIDPTNLHVRAYVGGSNYDYFKYDHVVQAGRQPGSAFKPIIYASALENGYPACTTIIDKPFSIETSIGGKQTTWAPKNSNGTYTYAPVNLRRALGTSINSIAIRVLQDVGTDKVIKTAEKLGIQSKLDNNLSLALGTSNVTLLELTRAYLPFANQGMSGDVVLFDKIIDKTGEVVFEHKPDLKQVLAPEKAYEMSYLLRGAVEEGGGTARRLYNYGIPYGNEIGGKTGTTNDYVDAWFMGVMANLVTGVWVGCDDSRIHFTSGNGAGGRAALPIYGKFLQASYADKKIGLEKTTFTKPEDYDSALLNCHFVPVVEDSTATDSLAVNQDSLMIQRRDEFRALDVETIEIKQPTLE, encoded by the coding sequence TTGATAAAAGAAATTTTTACTAAGGTTAAAGAGAATAAGTATGTTCAGAAGTTTAGTAAAGCTTCCCGTGTTCTTTTTGGTAAGGTACTTAAGTTCAGTGTATTTAATAGGTCTGAATTTAAAAGTGCCACATTATTAAGTAAGGTTTTTAGGCTAACGTATACCTTTGGTTTACTCTTAGTGACTTTTGTGTTTGCCTTAGAAAGTAATTTCTTGTGGCTATTTGGTGATATGCCGACCATGAAGGAGGCTAGAAACACGAAATTGGCTGTTCCCTCAGAAATATATTCTTCTGACGAAAAACTCTTGGGTTTATTCTATGTAGAAAACCGTAGCCCAATTCCTTTTGAAGAAATAGATTCATTGACTGTGAAGGCCCTTATATCCACAGAAGATGCAAGGTTTTATCTTCATAACGGATTAGACATAGTTTCACTTTCTGGAGCCGTTTTTTCTACCTTAACAGGGGATAAAAGAGGCGGAAGTACCATTCACCAACAGTTGGTGAAGAATATTTATAACACACGTCACGTAAATTCTAGAGGTTTACTAGCCTACATTCCAGGCTTATCAACGCTGGTTGCCAAAATTAAAGAATGGGACACCGCTATTAAATTGGATTGGTTTTTTGAGAAAAATGAGATTTTAGCTCTTTACCTAAATGCTGTTGATTTTGGTGATAATACCTTTGGAATTAAGCTAGCAAGTGAGCACTTCTTTTCAAAGAAACCACAAGACCTAGAATTGCATGAAACGGCATTATTGATAGGGATTCTTAAAGGAACCAATTACTACAGCCCAAAAAGAAGACCAGAGAGAGCTTTAGCCAGAAGAAATGTGGTGCTTGAGCAAATGCTGAAGTATAATGACATTGATAGCTTAGCGTTTGAAAATGCCATCAAAAAACCACTGGGCTTAAAAATTACCGAAATTAATAAAGAAGAATCAAGTGCTCCGTATTTCAGGACCATGCTGAGGCCACTTTTGATAGCGTGGTGTGAAGAAAATGGCTATAGTTTATTTTCGGATGGATTGAAAATTTATACCACCATTGATTCTAGAATGCAGACCAATGCAGAAGAGGCGGTGAAAAGTCATTTGACTGAAATTCAGCGTAGTTTAGATTTGGAGCAAGGCTCTTATAAATATTGGTTTAAGAAAAAAATAGCTGAAGAAAAGGCGGCTTTTAAAAGAGAGAATCCACGGGTGAAGGATATTCCTGAAATGCCTACGGAGGTGGTGCTGAATAAGTTAGTTAAACAATCTGGTTCTTATAAAAACTTCAGAAGTGCAGGATTGACAGAAGAAGAAGCTTTGGAAGCTATGAATAAGCCGCATCAAACGGTTTTGGCAACGCATACTGGTGAAAAGAAAATGACGATTTCTGCACTGGATTCCATTATGTACATGTCGCAGTTTTTGCAAGCAGGGCTTTTGAGTATTGACCCTACTAACCTTCATGTGAGGGCTTATGTGGGCGGCAGCAATTATGATTATTTCAAATATGACCATGTAGTGCAAGCGGGCAGGCAGCCAGGAAGTGCTTTTAAGCCTATTATTTATGCTTCGGCATTAGAAAATGGCTATCCGGCATGTACTACCATTATTGATAAACCATTTAGTATAGAGACTAGTATTGGCGGGAAACAAACCACTTGGGCTCCCAAAAATTCGAACGGAACGTACACTTATGCACCTGTGAATTTAAGAAGGGCTTTGGGTACGAGTATAAACTCCATAGCCATAAGAGTGCTGCAAGATGTAGGAACCGATAAAGTTATTAAAACGGCAGAGAAGCTGGGTATTCAGTCAAAACTAGATAATAACCTCTCTTTAGCCTTAGGGACTAGTAATGTTACGTTGCTGGAATTGACACGTGCTTATCTTCCTTTTGCTAATCAAGGCATGAGTGGTGATGTGGTTTTGTTTGATAAAATTATTGACAAAACTGGCGAAGTAGTTTTTGAACATAAACCAGATTTGAAGCAAGTTTTGGCACCAGAAAAGGCCTATGAAATGTCTTATCTTTTACGCGGAGCGGTAGAAGAAGGTGGAGGAACAGCAAGAAGACTTTATAATTATGGTATTCCCTATGGCAATGAGATTGGTGGAAAAACAGGCACAACTAATGATTATGTAGACGCTTGGTTTATGGGTGTAATGGCAAATTTGGTTACTGGTGTTTGGGTAGGTTGTGATGATAGCAGAATTCATTTTACATCAGGGAATGGGGCAGGAGGAAGAGCAGCTTTGCCTATTTATGGCAAGTTTTTACAGGCTTCTTATGCTGATAAAAAAATAGGCTTAGAGAAGACTACGTTCACAAAACCAGAAGATTATGATAGTGCTTTGTTGAATTGCCATTTTGTACCTGTGGTAGAAGATTCTACAGCCACGGATAGCCTAGCGGTCAATCAGGACTCGCTGATGATTCAACGTAGAGATGAGTTCAGAGCCTTAGACGTGGAGACCATTGAGATTAAACAACCAACCTTGGAATAA
- a CDS encoding DUF3575 domain-containing protein: MRKIIFLLCAFPLFLSAQSDFKNSIKVNATGLATGIIAVQYERALGSNFSFNNSFIYRPEKSIPFGNEFDKLAKKHGLGITGVDFEYVFVNLAKIGVKSYSPELKYYFGDKRNRFFVSVFGQFEDFDALVPASLEAQYDGTVYTLDKVPINFDVKAISGGIMVGKQFKLGNRFVLDFVLIGPHFGAARTVYAKVETSILSRLEENDRRYLEDKIIDRFKLSESYFDVTVDEEKAEINAFKNVPYLGIRGFAFNLGMFF; this comes from the coding sequence TTGCGTAAAATCATATTTCTTCTTTGTGCTTTTCCTTTGTTCCTTTCTGCTCAATCAGACTTTAAAAACAGTATAAAGGTCAATGCAACTGGTTTGGCTACTGGAATTATTGCGGTGCAATATGAAAGAGCTTTGGGTTCTAACTTCTCTTTTAATAACTCTTTTATTTATCGCCCAGAAAAATCAATTCCTTTCGGAAATGAGTTTGATAAACTGGCTAAAAAGCATGGCTTAGGTATTACAGGAGTAGATTTTGAATACGTGTTTGTCAATTTAGCTAAAATAGGTGTTAAGAGTTATTCGCCAGAGCTGAAGTACTATTTTGGCGATAAAAGAAATCGTTTTTTCGTGAGTGTATTTGGGCAATTTGAAGATTTTGATGCTCTAGTACCTGCCTCATTAGAAGCACAATATGACGGCACCGTTTATACGTTAGACAAAGTCCCTATCAACTTTGATGTCAAAGCTATTTCTGGAGGAATAATGGTGGGTAAGCAGTTTAAGTTAGGAAACAGATTTGTTCTCGATTTTGTATTAATAGGCCCACATTTTGGAGCTGCCAGAACTGTTTACGCAAAAGTAGAGACCTCTATACTTTCAAGATTGGAAGAAAACGATAGGCGTTACTTGGAAGACAAAATAATAGACAGATTTAAGCTTAGCGAATCATATTTTGACGTAACGGTAGATGAAGAAAAAGCCGAAATAAACGCATTCAAAAATGTACCATACTTAGGTATTAGAGGTTTTGCTTTTAACTTAGGAATGTTCTTTTAA